From a single Solenopsis invicta isolate M01_SB chromosome 6, UNIL_Sinv_3.0, whole genome shotgun sequence genomic region:
- the LOC105197319 gene encoding dolichyl-diphosphooligosaccharide--protein glycosyltransferase subunit 4 has product MITDVQLAIFCNILGVALFFLVFLFHYINANYTK; this is encoded by the coding sequence ATGATTACGGACGTACAGTTAGCTATATTTTGCAACATCTTGGGAGTTGCACTGTTTTTCTTAGTATTTCTCTTCCACTACATAAATGCGAATTATACAAAATGA